Part of the Bacillus sp. THAF10 genome is shown below.
GCAGCCCTGTTTTGGATAAGCCCACCGCAAATGCACCTAATAATGCATAACTAAGTGCTACAGCAGCATTTCCTCCCAAACCATCTGTAAACGTATTAATGGTTGTCTCAAGGCCAAGCCCTCCGACCATTCCACCAATAAAAGCACCCGTAACTAGTGCCAGTACAACATTTATTCTAAGTAAGCTTAATACAAGCATGACGAGAACAGCTATGATGACTGCATTCATTTTAAAGACTTCCTTTCAAGAGATCATTATTACTTCATTCGCTTTAGTTTGTTAAATCGGTAGAGAATTAGAGTACAAAAGATAAATTATCATAGACCATCATAGCTGTCAACGGAATTGTTTGGAAAGCACAAAAAAAACACATCTTTTTAAGATGTGTTTTTTTCAATCGATTATTCCTCTGTCAGTCCAAACCGTTCTACTAAAGTCACAAGCGTACGTACCATCGCTCCTGTGCCTCCACTTGGCCCCAGCTCGTGAGCTGATTTCGCAGTTGCTGTTCCTGCGATATCTAAATGCACCCATGGCGTATTTTCAGCAAATTCTCCGATAAACGCACCTGCAAAAATAGCATGTCCGTCACGTCCAGGGGAGTTATTCAAATCAGCTACTTTACTGTTGCGCACTCGCTCTTTTGCGTGATCAAAGATTGGCAGTCGCCACATTTCTTCTCCAGCCTCATAGGATGCTTCTAACACTTGTTCAAACCAATCTTCATCATTGGTCATCGCACCAGTAGTGTGATTTCCAAGCGCAATGATCACCCCTCCGGTTAAGGTAGCGACATCCACTAGATAATTCGCACCATGCTGTTTAGCATACGTTACGGCGTCTGCAAGAACTAGTCGTCCTTCTGCATCTGTGTTAAGAATCTCAATGGTTTTGCCGCTCATGGAAGTAATCACATCATCTGGCTTAAAGGCATTACCACTAATCATATTATCTGTAGAGGCTATAACTGCGACAACATTTTGCTCTGGCTTTAATTCCCCAATGGCTTCCATTGCACCAAGAACCGCAGCCGCTCCTCCCATGTCAGTTTTCATGCCAACTATTCCATCCTTTGGCTTAATAGAATAGCCACCCGTATCAAAGGTGATTCCTTTTCCGACTAGCCCAATGACATCTGTCCACTCTTCTTTTCCTTGATGCTTAAGGACAATCATTTTTGGTGGCTCCACAGAACCCTTATTTACTGCAAGAAGTGCGCCCATTCCTAGCTTTTCCATGTCTTCTTTCTCTAGGATTTCTAGTTCAAAGCCATATTTTTCTGCAAGGGCTGCTGCGTGATTGGCAAGCTCTGTTGCAGTTAGCATATTCCCAGGCATGTTGACTAATGTACGGGCACTGTTTGTTCCTTTTGCAAAAACGTACCCAACATGGACACTTGCCTCCACCTCAGACTTATCCTCATCTGTAAGCAAAACAACTTCCTCTAGCTTCACTTCAGGCTCATTGGATTTTTGTTTATATCCATCGTAGCGGTAGGTTGCTAGTGGGATAGACTCCCCTAAGGCATGTGCCACATCATGAACCGCTAAATCACTTGTTACGAAGGAGTCAATGGCAACAACCGCACTTTGCAATTTCGATTCTTGAAGCGACTTGCCTACTTTACCAAATACCTTTCTCAGCTCTTCAAAAGAAAGCTTGTCCGCTCTTCCGGTACCCACTATGATAATTCTTTTATACATTGTTTTTCCGAAAGTATGTATTTTAGATAGTTTTCCTCTTTTAGGTGAAATATCTCCATCTTTCAGTAATGCTGTTAGCTGTCCTTCTAGCTGATTGTCTAGTTCCCCAACAATCCCTTCAAGTTTACTATGTTTCTCGGATAACCCTACAACAATCGCTTCGATTTGATTTTCATTATTGATCTCATTATGTACCACAAACATGGCTGAACACCCCCAAATTAAGATACTTCCATTATAGCTAAATTCTTAAAATATTTCGAGTATCTAAGAATCCTCCAAGTATAAAAAAAGACGTGGTAGCTTTGGCAACGTGTCTACCTTTTCATATGGAACGCTTTCCAAGTCGGTTGGGAGGATATTTAAGCAATCTTGGATATATTGATGAATCTTTTCTAAATCAAGACCCCAGAATCTCGGACGATATTTTTGAATATAACGGCCTCCAGCTTCCATCATCATTCTAGCACCTTTTACATTTCCATACTCATAGTGATAAATGGCAACCGTCATTTGCAATAATCCCTTGAGAAAATAGTTCTCCTTATCTGTCATCCAAATCTCCTCTAACAAATCATGACACGTATAATAATCTCCCTCATTAAAAGAAATAAAGAATTCATAGTATTCTTCTGGATATATATCCATTATTTTTACCCCTTCGATAAAAATGTCCTATAACCATCTTAACAAAAGAAGTAATATCATTCATAATAATAAGAAAACTACTTTCATCATGTACTACATAGAAGTAGAAAGGGTATAGTAATAAAAATTACAGCTAAGAAGGGCGGTTCGGTCAGATGGAGTTATTTTCAAATTTCCCTTTATGGGCAGCACTTGCGGCCATTGGTTTCGCACAATTCGTGAAAGTCCCCATTCAATTTATAGCAACAAGAAGAATTGATTGGTCCCTTTTAACGAGTACAGGAGGCATGCCAAGCTCCCATTCAGCTGCCGTGACGGCACTAGCAACAGGGGTTGCCTTTGAAACCGGGTTAGACTCGCCTATCTTTGCAGTAGCAACTGTCTTTGCAATCATCGTCATGTTTGATGCAACAGGTGTAAGACGACATGCTGGCGAGCAAGCAACTGTATTGAATAAATTGGTTGGTGATTTTAACCGTTTTGTAGAAGAAACAAAAAAATGGCCTAACATGAATGAGCAGGAAAAAGTGAAGGATCTAAAAGAACTCTTGGGTCATCAACCTATCGAGGTCTTCTTTGGAGCCATCACGGGTATCCTCCTTACGATTGTGCTTCATTACCTGGTTCATCTTGGATAAGGGAGGGAGAAACATGCGTTTAGTATCTATTTGTCCCAGTAACACAGAGCTGCTACATTACCTCGGACTTACCGAGAACCTCGTTGGCATTGATGATTACTCAGATTGGCCTGCAGAAGTTCACACGCTACCCAAGCTAGGTCCTGATCTGAATATTAACATGGAAAAACTTGAAGCTCTTGAGCCAGATTTGGTGCTGGCAAGCTTAAGTGTGCCTGGCATGGAGAAAAATGTAGAGGAGCTAAAAAGAAGAGGTATTCCTCATATCACCTTAAATCCTCAATCTTTGGAAGATATCGTCGTTGACCTTCACGAGGTGGGCAAACTCACAAAATCAACCGAGCGAGCAAGCGTACTTGCAGCAGAAATAAGAAGGGTTATCGAGACATATAGAAAGCTTGCTTCTACACTCTCTACAAAACCTGGTATTTATTTTGAATGGTGGCCAAAGCCCATTTTCACACCAGGTAGAATCAATTGGCTTACAGAAATTAGCCAGCTTGCAGGAGCGAGAAATATTTTTGAAGATAAGAACGTGGCAAGCTATCAAACCGAGTGGCAGGAAGTTTCCGCGTTGAACCCTGATGTCATCCTGATGATTTGGGTGGGTGTCAAAGAATCGAAAATGAATCCAAACCATATCATCAAACGAGAAGATGCTTCCAAGGTAAAAGCCGTACTCGACGAGCAAATACATGTACTTGAAGAAAGTCTCTATTGCCGCCCTTCTCCAAGACTTATCATGGGTTTACAAAAGCTTTCTAGCCTATTGCACCCTACCGTGTATCCAGAATTCAACGGGGAAGATACGCTTTTAATGCAAAATAAATAAAGGTCGTCCATTTCCTTGTAAGGAAAAGACGACCTTTATTTATTGTTTTTTGCCTAAATATTTTTGACGAAAAACCTGCATGCTACTATCTTCATTTAGTTTTGTTAACTCTTCTTCTGATAAGGTTCCATCGCCTTTTTTCACAAGATAAACATCAATCGTTTGTTTACCCCAATCGTTAAACACTTCATCCACTGTATCGAAATATAAATCAATTTTGTTTCCTTTAATAGCTCCACCAATATCGGCGACTACTCCATAGCCATACCCTGGGATAAACAGAATAGTACCAATTGGGAAAACACTAATATCTGCAGCAATGGTCGAATATAAATCCCTTTTTACTTTAAGTCCAGAATATGTAATACCATAGCTTGGATCCCCAGGCTTTTTCCCTGTAGACTCATAACCAGCGGTATAGCCTGTCGCATGAACTGTATGTGCTTCATACTCATTCCAATCTAAATCCTCTAAGGCTAAAGGTGTTTCCACCGTTTCCTCTGCAGAAACTTTTGTTTGTGTGGCGGAAAGAAAGTTTAAGCTTTTAAAGCCCACTGCCATCTTCTTAAATATATTGTCAGACTCTTTTTCACCGTCATAGCTGGCATATATCTTATTTTCTTTGAGCCAGTTATGAATGGTCGAAGCTTGTACCCCCGAAATGGATTGAAAGGTAACTAAAAGAGCTACTACAAATAACAAGCCCATTACCGTTCTCCGGATTACCGTTTTCAAATTTTTCATGTGAATCATCAACACTCCTCTCACAAGATATTCCTTCCCGCTTTTGAAAGGATTTATTCCTTTTTTCGAGACAATAACGTTTGTGAGGGTCAAAAAAAAAGAACCGGCACCAAGACCGATTCTTCCTTTAGAACATTTGATATCCATTTTTTCTTAGCATTTTTATCACAATTCCAGAACAAATAGCTCCTGCTAAACCGCTTAAAAGAATGGTAACATCAGCGACCTGCAATGATGTTAACTCAGACCCAAGTGTGGAAAAAGCCTGATTAGGTTGACGGAAATAATCTATTAATTTCACATCATCCTGTGCTACAATCCATACACAAACTAGAGGGTAGATAATCGCCATAATCCAAGACATACGTAGGAGCATATTTAAAAGGAATCCAATTCCAAAGAATAGTACAAAAAATAAAACAACCGATATAAGTAGTATTGGTATATTCAATACCAGGCACCTCCATTACACATCTTTCCTAAGTGTACTGAAAGGCTTGCTAGGAAGTCAATGTCTTTTCCCATACAAACAAAAACACAACCACAATTGTCCTAAATACGTCAAATTTGACGAAATGGAAATGGGGTTGTGTAATTATTTTAGCTCTTTTCTAAAAGATTGTTGCTAAAAACCTAAGAAAAAGTCGGCTTTAAGACTTTTTCCATTCATTATTCGAAGAAAAGTTGCCACATATTTAAAACTTACTCCACGAAAAGAGCACGACTGCAACCTTGCTTACGT
Proteins encoded:
- a CDS encoding leucyl aminopeptidase produces the protein MFVVHNEINNENQIEAIVVGLSEKHSKLEGIVGELDNQLEGQLTALLKDGDISPKRGKLSKIHTFGKTMYKRIIIVGTGRADKLSFEELRKVFGKVGKSLQESKLQSAVVAIDSFVTSDLAVHDVAHALGESIPLATYRYDGYKQKSNEPEVKLEEVVLLTDEDKSEVEASVHVGYVFAKGTNSARTLVNMPGNMLTATELANHAAALAEKYGFELEILEKEDMEKLGMGALLAVNKGSVEPPKMIVLKHQGKEEWTDVIGLVGKGITFDTGGYSIKPKDGIVGMKTDMGGAAAVLGAMEAIGELKPEQNVVAVIASTDNMISGNAFKPDDVITSMSGKTIEILNTDAEGRLVLADAVTYAKQHGANYLVDVATLTGGVIIALGNHTTGAMTNDEDWFEQVLEASYEAGEEMWRLPIFDHAKERVRNSKVADLNNSPGRDGHAIFAGAFIGEFAENTPWVHLDIAGTATAKSAHELGPSGGTGAMVRTLVTLVERFGLTEE
- a CDS encoding DUF309 domain-containing protein produces the protein MDIYPEEYYEFFISFNEGDYYTCHDLLEEIWMTDKENYFLKGLLQMTVAIYHYEYGNVKGARMMMEAGGRYIQKYRPRFWGLDLEKIHQYIQDCLNILPTDLESVPYEKVDTLPKLPRLFLYLEDS
- a CDS encoding divergent PAP2 family protein, with translation MELFSNFPLWAALAAIGFAQFVKVPIQFIATRRIDWSLLTSTGGMPSSHSAAVTALATGVAFETGLDSPIFAVATVFAIIVMFDATGVRRHAGEQATVLNKLVGDFNRFVEETKKWPNMNEQEKVKDLKELLGHQPIEVFFGAITGILLTIVLHYLVHLG
- a CDS encoding cobalamin-binding protein; amino-acid sequence: MRLVSICPSNTELLHYLGLTENLVGIDDYSDWPAEVHTLPKLGPDLNINMEKLEALEPDLVLASLSVPGMEKNVEELKRRGIPHITLNPQSLEDIVVDLHEVGKLTKSTERASVLAAEIRRVIETYRKLASTLSTKPGIYFEWWPKPIFTPGRINWLTEISQLAGARNIFEDKNVASYQTEWQEVSALNPDVILMIWVGVKESKMNPNHIIKREDASKVKAVLDEQIHVLEESLYCRPSPRLIMGLQKLSSLLHPTVYPEFNGEDTLLMQNK
- a CDS encoding 3D domain-containing protein, which codes for MKNLKTVIRRTVMGLLFVVALLVTFQSISGVQASTIHNWLKENKIYASYDGEKESDNIFKKMAVGFKSLNFLSATQTKVSAEETVETPLALEDLDWNEYEAHTVHATGYTAGYESTGKKPGDPSYGITYSGLKVKRDLYSTIAADISVFPIGTILFIPGYGYGVVADIGGAIKGNKIDLYFDTVDEVFNDWGKQTIDVYLVKKGDGTLSEEELTKLNEDSSMQVFRQKYLGKKQ
- a CDS encoding YuiB family protein, with the translated sequence MVLNIPILLISVVLFFVLFFGIGFLLNMLLRMSWIMAIIYPLVCVWIVAQDDVKLIDYFRQPNQAFSTLGSELTSLQVADVTILLSGLAGAICSGIVIKMLRKNGYQMF